The following coding sequences are from one Mycobacteriales bacterium window:
- a CDS encoding PIG-L deacetylase family protein: MLSDDEVERALVVTAHPDDVDFSAAGTIATWTGAGIKVTYCVITDGDAGGFDPSVPRDRIGPIRQAEQRAAAAEVGVHDVVFLGYPDGRLAVSFPLRRDIARVIRQVRPQRLLCQSPHRNLVRMPASHPDHLAAGEATLCAVYPDARNPFAFPELMEEGLEEWSVAETWVMSNAEVNHYVDVTDVYDRKVAALRAHASQMEGVADLDGLLHRWLGGNAQQAGWPAGRLAEAYFVVDTA, from the coding sequence GTGCTGAGCGATGACGAGGTCGAGCGCGCCCTGGTCGTGACCGCCCACCCGGACGACGTCGACTTCAGCGCGGCAGGGACGATCGCGACCTGGACCGGCGCCGGGATCAAGGTGACCTACTGCGTGATCACCGACGGCGACGCGGGCGGCTTCGACCCGAGCGTGCCGCGCGACCGGATCGGCCCGATCCGCCAGGCCGAGCAGCGGGCCGCCGCCGCCGAGGTCGGCGTACACGACGTGGTGTTCCTCGGCTACCCCGACGGCCGCCTCGCGGTGAGCTTCCCGCTGCGGCGCGACATCGCACGGGTGATCCGCCAGGTTCGACCGCAGCGGCTGCTGTGCCAGAGCCCGCACCGCAACCTGGTGCGGATGCCGGCAAGCCACCCCGACCACCTGGCCGCCGGCGAGGCGACGCTGTGCGCCGTCTACCCCGACGCGCGCAACCCCTTCGCCTTCCCGGAGCTGATGGAGGAGGGGCTCGAGGAGTGGTCGGTCGCCGAGACCTGGGTGATGTCGAACGCGGAGGTCAACCACTACGTCGACGTCACCGACGTCTACGACCGCAAGGTCGCGGCGCTGCGCGCGCACGCGTCGCAGATGGAGGGCGTCGCCGACCTCGACGGGCTGCTGCACCGATGGCTCGGCGGCAACGCCCAGCAGGCCGGCTGGCCCGCCGGCCGGCTGGCCGAGGCGTACTTCGTCGTGGACACGGCCTGA
- the pcrA gene encoding DNA helicase PcrA, with the protein MEIDAAALLEGLNPQQRVAVTHAGGPLLVIAGAGSGKTRVLTHRIAWLIGERGAHPGSVLAITFTNKAAAEMKDRVAALVGNRARMMWVSTFHSACVRIVRAEGKRLGFTSSFSIYDADDSRRLMTSVARDLDLDPKRFPARSLAAQVSNLKNELVDWESARDRAQGPMDKTVAEAYALYQRRLQEGNALDFDDLIMTTVNLLQAFPDVAEHYRRRFRHVLVDEYQDTNHAQYVLVRELVGAGPDRAELSVVGDADQSIYAFRGATIRNILDFEDDYPDTTVVLLEQNYRSTQTILSAANAVIARNPNRKPKNLWSAEGGGEKIVGYVGDNEHDEAAFVATEVDRLTDDEGHAPGDVAVFYRTNAQSRVFEEVFVRVGLPYKVVGGVRFYERREVRDALAYLRVLANPLDTVSLRRILNVPRRGIGDRAEACVAALAERERMPFAEALRRADEAPGIATRSLNAVNDFVALLDDLRGLATDDTPPADILEAVLDRSGYLAELAASTDPQDEGRVDNLQELVSVAREYDERVQGGTLTEFLEQVSLVADADEVPDADGGVVTLMTLHTAKGLEFPVVFLTGMEDGVFPHLRSLGDPAELEEERRLAYVGITRARQRLYLSRSVVRSAWGAPTYNPPSRFLDEIPAELVEWQGRTEPAATTVARSLEGGSGRRGAGPGLRTVLTLSPGDRVTHDAFGLGTVVSTNGVAERAEASIDFGGDVGVKRLLLRYAPVQKL; encoded by the coding sequence ATGGAAATCGACGCCGCCGCCCTCCTCGAGGGGCTCAACCCGCAGCAGCGGGTCGCGGTCACGCACGCGGGCGGCCCGCTGCTCGTGATCGCCGGAGCAGGATCCGGCAAGACGCGGGTGCTGACCCACCGGATCGCGTGGCTCATCGGCGAGCGCGGCGCGCATCCCGGGTCGGTGCTCGCGATCACGTTCACCAACAAGGCCGCCGCGGAGATGAAGGACCGCGTCGCCGCGCTGGTGGGCAACCGGGCGCGGATGATGTGGGTGTCGACGTTCCACTCCGCGTGCGTTCGGATCGTCCGCGCGGAGGGCAAGCGGCTCGGTTTCACCAGCAGCTTCTCGATCTACGACGCCGACGACTCGCGCCGGCTCATGACCAGCGTCGCGCGCGACCTCGACCTCGACCCGAAGCGCTTCCCGGCCCGGTCGCTCGCCGCCCAGGTCAGCAACCTGAAGAACGAGCTGGTCGACTGGGAGAGCGCCCGCGACCGCGCGCAGGGCCCCATGGACAAGACCGTGGCCGAGGCCTACGCGCTCTACCAGCGGCGGCTGCAGGAGGGCAACGCGCTCGACTTCGACGACCTGATCATGACGACGGTCAACCTGCTGCAGGCGTTTCCCGACGTCGCGGAGCACTACCGGCGGCGGTTCCGGCACGTGCTCGTCGACGAGTACCAAGACACCAACCACGCGCAGTACGTCCTCGTGCGCGAGCTGGTCGGTGCGGGACCCGACCGCGCCGAGCTGTCGGTCGTCGGCGACGCCGACCAGTCGATCTACGCGTTCCGCGGCGCGACGATCCGCAACATCCTCGACTTCGAGGACGACTACCCCGACACCACCGTCGTGCTGCTCGAGCAGAACTACCGGTCGACCCAGACGATCCTGTCCGCGGCCAACGCCGTCATCGCCCGCAACCCCAACCGCAAGCCCAAGAACCTCTGGTCCGCCGAGGGGGGTGGCGAGAAGATCGTCGGCTACGTCGGCGACAACGAGCACGACGAGGCGGCGTTCGTGGCGACCGAGGTCGATCGCCTCACCGACGACGAGGGCCACGCGCCCGGCGACGTCGCGGTCTTCTACCGCACCAACGCGCAGTCGCGGGTCTTCGAGGAGGTCTTCGTCCGGGTCGGCCTGCCCTACAAGGTCGTCGGGGGCGTGCGCTTCTACGAACGCCGCGAGGTGCGCGACGCCCTGGCCTACCTGCGCGTGCTGGCCAACCCGCTCGACACGGTGTCGCTGCGCCGCATCCTCAACGTGCCGCGCCGCGGCATCGGGGACCGCGCCGAGGCTTGTGTCGCCGCGCTGGCCGAACGCGAGCGGATGCCCTTCGCCGAGGCGCTGCGCCGCGCCGACGAGGCGCCCGGCATCGCGACCCGGTCCCTCAACGCGGTCAACGACTTCGTGGCGTTGCTCGACGACCTGCGCGGCCTGGCCACCGACGACACCCCGCCGGCCGACATCCTCGAGGCGGTGCTCGACCGCAGCGGCTACCTTGCCGAGCTGGCGGCGAGCACCGACCCGCAGGACGAGGGCCGCGTCGACAACCTGCAGGAGTTGGTGTCGGTCGCCCGGGAGTACGACGAGCGCGTGCAGGGCGGCACGCTGACCGAGTTCCTCGAGCAGGTCTCCCTGGTCGCGGACGCCGACGAGGTGCCCGACGCCGACGGCGGCGTCGTGACGTTGATGACCCTGCACACGGCCAAGGGGCTGGAGTTCCCGGTCGTGTTCCTCACCGGCATGGAGGACGGCGTCTTCCCGCACCTGCGCTCGCTCGGCGACCCGGCCGAGCTGGAGGAGGAGCGCCGGCTGGCCTACGTCGGCATCACCCGTGCTCGCCAGCGGCTCTACCTGAGCCGCTCCGTGGTGCGCTCGGCCTGGGGCGCACCGACCTACAACCCGCCGTCGCGTTTCCTCGACGAGATCCCGGCCGAGCTGGTCGAGTGGCAGGGGCGCACCGAGCCGGCGGCCACGACCGTGGCCCGCTCCCTGGAGGGTGGCTCAGGACGTCGCGGTGCCGGTCCCGGTCTGCGAACTGTGCTCACGTTGAGCCCGGGGGACCGGGTGACGCACGATGCGTTCGGCCTGGGCACCGTGGTGTCGACGAACGGTGTCGCCGAACGCGCCGAGGCCAGCATCGACTTCGGCGGCGATGTCGGCGTGAAGCGGCTGCTGCTGCGCTATGCCCCCGTGCAGAAGCTCTGA
- a CDS encoding M23 family metallopeptidase, giving the protein MPRPKAAHHAPDRWDLDTVPSPLSALSRTRGLSGLRASLRRLRPSASQIKATILVTPAFIAMAVFGAMASHSPAAAVTASASAADITPHLLVRHADRAASRSALRPAVVPAATVVKPPAPAPAPPPPVHHWVLPADGPLSSPFGMRWGRMHDGIDLAAPYGAPIRAATDGTIMYAGPEAGYGTLILVRDYDGTVTAYGHMSRYVRTSGPVHAGDVIALVGAAGDATGAHLHFEVRVNGVKVDPIPFLAQRGVRI; this is encoded by the coding sequence TTGCCGCGGCCGAAGGCTGCTCACCACGCCCCCGACCGCTGGGATCTCGACACCGTGCCCTCGCCGCTGTCCGCCCTGTCTCGCACCCGCGGCCTCTCGGGCCTGCGCGCGTCGCTGCGCCGGCTGCGCCCCTCTGCGAGCCAGATCAAGGCCACGATCCTGGTCACACCTGCGTTCATCGCGATGGCCGTCTTCGGCGCGATGGCGTCGCACAGCCCCGCCGCCGCCGTGACCGCCAGCGCGAGCGCGGCGGACATCACCCCGCACCTGCTCGTCCGGCACGCCGACCGGGCCGCGAGCCGCTCCGCGCTGCGGCCCGCCGTCGTCCCGGCCGCCACCGTCGTGAAGCCGCCGGCGCCGGCCCCCGCGCCACCACCGCCCGTGCACCACTGGGTGCTGCCCGCCGACGGCCCGCTGTCCTCGCCGTTCGGGATGCGGTGGGGCCGCATGCACGACGGCATCGACCTCGCCGCCCCCTACGGTGCGCCGATCCGCGCCGCCACGGACGGGACGATCATGTACGCCGGGCCGGAAGCCGGCTACGGCACGCTGATCCTCGTCCGCGACTACGACGGGACCGTGACCGCCTACGGCCACATGTCGCGCTACGTGCGCACCTCCGGCCCGGTGCACGCCGGCGACGTCATCGCCCTCGTGGGCGCTGCGGGTGACGCGACCGGCGCCCACCTGCACTTCGAGGTGCGGGTCAACGGCGTCAAGGTCGACCCGATTCCGTTCCTCGCACAGCGCGGCGTACGGATCTGA
- a CDS encoding alpha/beta fold hydrolase, with product MTDPVQRGARTLLSSTGLRGAAIEAAWLTAHVATYPFGVIAERSRRRVERYTLTGLPPQQRGLLENDIEAAGTPILLLHGMVDNRSIFTVLRRSLHRRGFGRVHTMNYSPFLRDVREAAHQLSLQVERLCAETGYERVHIIGHSLGGIIARYYVQRMAGDARVHTLVTMGSPHGGTHVARMFPRRICRQLLPGSRLMRELAEPAADCRTRFLAFWTDLDQCVAPMTSARIEHPDLSASNIFVRGVGHLSLPINGGVVHAIGTALAHLEHDGSTRQHGVTTLPRPLATATASSEPAERTGRHPAGQRARPSARAT from the coding sequence GTGACCGATCCGGTGCAACGCGGCGCCCGCACGCTGCTGTCCTCGACCGGCCTGCGGGGCGCCGCCATCGAAGCCGCCTGGCTCACCGCCCACGTCGCCACCTACCCCTTCGGCGTGATCGCCGAGCGCAGCCGCCGCCGGGTCGAGCGCTACACGCTCACCGGCCTACCGCCGCAGCAGCGTGGCCTGCTGGAGAACGACATCGAGGCCGCGGGCACGCCGATCCTGCTGCTGCACGGCATGGTCGACAACCGGTCGATCTTCACGGTGCTGCGCCGCTCGCTGCACCGCCGGGGCTTCGGCCGCGTGCACACCATGAACTACTCACCGTTCCTGCGCGACGTGCGCGAGGCGGCTCACCAGCTGTCCCTGCAGGTCGAGCGGCTCTGCGCGGAGACGGGCTACGAGCGGGTGCACATCATCGGCCACTCGCTCGGCGGCATCATCGCCCGCTACTACGTGCAGCGGATGGCCGGCGACGCCCGGGTCCACACGCTGGTCACGATGGGCTCGCCGCACGGCGGCACCCACGTCGCCCGGATGTTCCCCCGCCGCATCTGCCGGCAGCTGCTGCCCGGCAGCAGGCTGATGCGCGAGCTGGCCGAGCCCGCGGCCGACTGCCGCACCCGCTTCCTCGCGTTCTGGACCGACCTCGACCAGTGCGTGGCACCGATGACCAGCGCGCGCATCGAGCATCCCGACCTGTCGGCCAGCAACATCTTCGTCCGCGGCGTCGGCCACCTGTCGCTGCCGATCAACGGCGGCGTCGTCCACGCGATCGGCACCGCCCTGGCTCACCTCGAGCACGACGGCAGCACCCGGCAGCACGGCGTCACGACGCTGCCGCGCCCGCTCGCCACGGCCACGGCTTCGAGCGAACCTGCCGAGCGGACGGGACGACACCCCGCCGGTCAGCGGGCGCGGCCGTCCGCACGGGCCACCTGA
- a CDS encoding carboxyl transferase domain-containing protein, whose translation MNGGGRGEDWRDAVLAGFDLPAPKAGGRNPLGWPGYHPRQSVRCGTGRIGTARVVAAVWDFSVFGGTFGEREADAFAAGCAQAVQERLPLVTFVRTGGTRLQEGMAALVGIPRAALALEEVAAAGLPHLSVVDHPTTGGIWIAVCGEADLRVAVAGATVGFSGPRVIEAMTGEPLPAGSHTAEGAYAAGLVDAVAPGPQVGSWLCRALSALAPPGNGRVEPPAEVEAPDRDGWAQVAAARAERPSGADLLSAALDGPVELRGSDPTVRAVVGRSAADRPTVGVALAAGRGERPGPAGFRLLTRAARTADRLGADLLTFVDTPGADPTAPSEAGGLAPAIGEALTAVLRCRSASLAVVHGEGGSGGALAAATTDTVLVTPTGYFAALGPEGAGSALKLPTAEAAARMGVRPADLDALGFATPVDGNPATLRATVAARLRDLGDTPQRARLAARRARWAAPLPGTLPRNSDGTA comes from the coding sequence GTGAACGGCGGCGGCAGGGGCGAGGACTGGCGCGACGCCGTGCTCGCCGGCTTCGACCTGCCTGCGCCGAAGGCCGGCGGCCGCAACCCGCTGGGCTGGCCCGGCTACCACCCGCGCCAGTCCGTGCGGTGCGGGACCGGCCGGATCGGAACGGCCCGCGTGGTCGCGGCCGTCTGGGACTTCTCGGTCTTCGGCGGCACGTTCGGCGAGCGCGAGGCGGACGCCTTTGCCGCCGGCTGCGCCCAAGCCGTCCAGGAGCGCCTGCCGCTCGTGACGTTCGTCCGCACCGGCGGCACCCGGCTGCAGGAGGGGATGGCCGCACTCGTCGGGATCCCCCGCGCCGCGCTGGCCCTCGAGGAAGTCGCGGCGGCCGGCCTGCCGCACCTGTCGGTCGTCGACCACCCGACGACCGGCGGCATCTGGATCGCGGTGTGCGGCGAAGCCGACCTGCGGGTCGCCGTGGCCGGCGCGACGGTCGGCTTCAGCGGGCCGCGGGTCATCGAGGCGATGACCGGCGAGCCGCTGCCCGCAGGCAGCCACACCGCCGAAGGGGCCTACGCCGCGGGGCTGGTCGACGCGGTGGCGCCCGGCCCGCAGGTCGGCAGCTGGCTGTGCCGCGCGCTGTCCGCGCTCGCCCCGCCGGGCAACGGCCGCGTCGAGCCGCCCGCCGAGGTCGAGGCCCCGGACCGTGACGGCTGGGCCCAGGTGGCGGCGGCCCGCGCCGAGCGGCCGAGCGGTGCCGACCTCCTGTCCGCCGCGCTCGACGGGCCGGTCGAGCTGCGCGGAAGCGACCCCACCGTGCGCGCGGTCGTCGGGCGCAGCGCCGCCGACCGGCCCACCGTCGGGGTGGCGCTGGCCGCCGGGCGGGGCGAGCGCCCCGGGCCCGCCGGGTTCCGCCTGCTCACTCGCGCGGCCCGGACCGCCGACCGGCTCGGGGCCGATCTCCTGACGTTCGTCGACACGCCGGGCGCCGACCCCACCGCGCCGAGCGAGGCCGGCGGGCTCGCTCCGGCGATCGGCGAGGCGCTCACCGCGGTGCTGCGCTGCCGCTCGGCGAGCCTCGCCGTCGTACACGGCGAAGGCGGGTCCGGCGGGGCACTCGCGGCAGCGACCACCGACACGGTCCTCGTCACCCCCACGGGCTACTTCGCCGCCCTGGGCCCCGAGGGTGCCGGCTCGGCGCTCAAGCTGCCCACCGCCGAGGCGGCCGCCCGGATGGGGGTGCGGCCGGCGGACCTCGACGCGCTGGGCTTCGCGACGCCGGTCGACGGCAACCCGGCGACCCTGAGGGCGACCGTCGCCGCGCGGCTACGCGACCTCGGCGACACGCCGCAGCGGGCGCGGCTCGCCGCGCGCCGGGCCCGGTGGGCGGCCCCGTTGCCCGGAACATTGCCACGCAATTCCGACGGTACGGCGTAA
- a CDS encoding cobalamin B12-binding domain-containing protein produces the protein MAAGSGAPVRVVVAKPGLDGHDRGAKVVARALRDAGVEVIYTGLHQTPEQVVETAIQEDADAIGLSVLSGAHMTLFQRVVELLRERDAADIVVFGGGIIPDADIPQLKAIGVAEVFTPGTPTHSIVEWVAAHVGTPSAA, from the coding sequence ATGGCTGCAGGTTCCGGCGCGCCCGTCCGGGTCGTCGTGGCGAAGCCGGGGCTCGACGGGCACGACCGCGGTGCCAAGGTCGTGGCCCGGGCACTGCGCGACGCCGGGGTCGAGGTGATCTACACCGGTCTGCACCAGACGCCCGAGCAGGTCGTCGAGACCGCCATCCAGGAGGACGCCGACGCGATCGGGCTGTCCGTGCTGTCGGGCGCGCACATGACGTTGTTCCAGCGGGTCGTCGAACTGCTCCGCGAGCGCGACGCGGCCGACATCGTCGTCTTCGGCGGCGGCATCATCCCCGACGCCGACATCCCGCAGCTCAAGGCCATCGGTGTCGCGGAGGTGTTCACGCCCGGCACGCCTACGCACAGCATCGTGGAGTGGGTGGCCGCCCACGTCGGCACGCCCAGCGCGGCGTAG
- a CDS encoding AMP-binding protein, protein MYAAEHAGRFPDQPAIVMATGGEVVTYREYEDRANQVAQFFRSLGLRRLDHVAMFMENHPRLLEAQGGAERTGLYYTLVNSYLSAEEVAYLVNDSRAQVVVTSAAKRDIALRLPEQCPGVRRWLMVDDDDPPAPYESYAEVMAEFPITPVDGERVGAAMLYSSGTTGRPKGILRPLPDQPAAQPIGVMDFVKAMFNFREQQIYLSPAPLYHSAPQASVAATIRLGGTAVIMEHFDPAHYLELVARHRITHSQLVPTMFSRMLKLPDEVRAAADVSSLEAIIHAAAPCPVPVKQAMIEWWGPIILEYYGATEANGFTWCNSEQWLAHPGTVGKAVLGEVIIRDEEGKPLPTGEPGTIWFRGATNFTYWQDPEKTAESRDATGTESTVGDVGYLDDEGYLYLTDRKSYMIISGGVNIYPQETESLLVTHPKVFDAAVIGVPNEDLGEEVKAVVQLMPDVAAGPETERELIAFCREHLAHFKCPRSVDFVDELPRLPTGKLYKRLLRDQYWTGRSSSIV, encoded by the coding sequence ATGTACGCCGCGGAGCACGCGGGCCGTTTTCCCGACCAGCCGGCCATCGTCATGGCCACCGGCGGCGAGGTCGTGACCTACCGGGAGTACGAGGACCGCGCCAACCAGGTCGCGCAGTTCTTCCGCTCGCTCGGGCTGCGGCGGCTCGACCACGTGGCGATGTTCATGGAGAACCACCCGCGGCTGCTGGAGGCGCAGGGCGGCGCCGAGCGCACCGGGCTCTACTACACGCTGGTCAACTCCTACCTGTCCGCGGAGGAGGTGGCCTACCTCGTCAACGACAGCCGGGCCCAGGTCGTCGTCACGTCGGCCGCGAAGCGCGACATCGCCCTGCGGCTGCCCGAGCAGTGCCCCGGCGTACGCCGCTGGCTGATGGTCGACGACGACGACCCGCCGGCGCCCTACGAGTCCTACGCCGAGGTCATGGCGGAGTTCCCGATCACGCCGGTCGACGGTGAGCGCGTGGGTGCGGCGATGCTGTACTCCTCCGGCACCACCGGCCGGCCGAAGGGCATCCTGCGCCCGCTGCCGGACCAGCCCGCCGCCCAGCCGATCGGCGTCATGGACTTCGTCAAGGCGATGTTCAACTTCCGCGAGCAGCAGATCTACCTCTCGCCGGCGCCGCTCTACCACTCGGCACCGCAGGCCAGCGTGGCCGCGACGATCCGGCTCGGCGGCACCGCGGTGATCATGGAGCACTTCGACCCGGCGCACTACCTCGAGCTGGTCGCCCGGCACCGGATCACTCACTCGCAGCTGGTGCCGACGATGTTCTCGCGGATGCTCAAGCTGCCCGACGAGGTGCGAGCCGCCGCCGACGTCTCCTCGCTGGAGGCGATCATCCACGCCGCCGCGCCCTGCCCGGTGCCGGTCAAGCAGGCGATGATCGAGTGGTGGGGCCCGATCATCCTCGAGTACTACGGCGCCACCGAGGCCAACGGGTTCACCTGGTGCAACTCCGAGCAGTGGCTCGCGCACCCCGGCACCGTCGGCAAGGCCGTGCTCGGCGAGGTGATCATCCGTGATGAGGAGGGCAAACCGCTGCCGACCGGGGAGCCGGGCACGATCTGGTTCCGCGGCGCGACGAACTTCACCTACTGGCAGGACCCGGAGAAGACCGCGGAGTCGCGGGACGCGACCGGTACCGAGAGCACTGTCGGTGACGTCGGGTACCTCGACGACGAGGGCTACCTCTACCTGACCGACCGCAAGAGCTACATGATCATCTCCGGCGGGGTGAACATCTACCCGCAGGAGACCGAGAGCCTGCTCGTGACTCACCCGAAGGTCTTCGACGCCGCCGTCATCGGCGTGCCCAACGAGGACCTCGGCGAGGAGGTCAAGGCCGTCGTGCAGCTCATGCCCGACGTCGCGGCCGGCCCGGAGACCGAGCGCGAGCTGATCGCGTTCTGCCGCGAGCACCTCGCGCACTTCAAGTGCCCGCGCTCGGTCGACTTCGTCGACGAGCTGCCGCGGCTGCCCACGGGCAAGCTCTACAAGCGACTGCTGCGCGACCAGTACTGGACCGGCCGCTCGTCGAGCATCGTGTAG